A single Nitrosospira multiformis ATCC 25196 DNA region contains:
- the aroF gene encoding 3-deoxy-7-phosphoheptulonate synthase, protein MIIVMNNGATEEQIETVVAKIRSFDLDANVSRGTERTVIGAIGNERKLSPEMFDTLSGVEYSMHIVKQYKIVSREWHRDNSIINVGDVAIGGDQVQVIGGPCSVETQEQMDSAAQHVSDAGCRLMRGGAFKPRTSPYTFQGNGEEGLKMFRKAADKHNLRIVTELMDARMLDTFLEYDVDVIQIGTRSMQNFELLKEVGRINKPVILKRGMSATVSEWLMAAEYIAAGGNHNIIFCERGIRTFETAYRNVMDVTCIPVLKKETHLPVIVDPSHAGGKAWMVPALARAAVAAGADGLLVETHPNPCEAWCDADQALNPEEFRDLMGSLQGIAAVIGRSL, encoded by the coding sequence GTGATCATAGTCATGAATAACGGCGCCACCGAAGAGCAGATCGAAACGGTGGTTGCAAAAATTCGAAGCTTCGACCTGGACGCGAACGTTTCGCGTGGCACCGAGCGTACCGTAATCGGCGCAATTGGCAATGAGCGCAAGCTCAGTCCCGAAATGTTCGATACCCTGAGCGGTGTCGAATATTCCATGCATATCGTCAAGCAGTACAAGATCGTGTCGCGCGAATGGCACAGGGATAATTCGATAATCAATGTGGGAGATGTGGCGATTGGCGGGGACCAGGTGCAGGTGATCGGAGGTCCCTGTTCAGTGGAGACGCAAGAGCAAATGGATTCGGCGGCCCAACATGTCTCGGATGCCGGATGCCGGCTGATGCGGGGCGGCGCCTTCAAGCCCCGTACCAGTCCCTATACCTTCCAGGGCAATGGCGAAGAAGGATTGAAAATGTTCCGCAAGGCTGCGGATAAGCACAACCTCCGGATCGTCACGGAATTGATGGATGCGCGCATGCTGGACACTTTCCTCGAGTATGACGTGGATGTGATCCAGATCGGTACACGCAGCATGCAGAACTTCGAACTTTTGAAAGAAGTGGGGCGCATCAACAAGCCCGTGATACTGAAGCGCGGGATGTCCGCGACCGTTTCCGAGTGGCTCATGGCCGCGGAATACATCGCCGCGGGCGGCAACCATAACATCATTTTCTGCGAACGCGGCATACGCACCTTTGAAACCGCTTATCGCAACGTAATGGATGTAACCTGCATCCCCGTGCTAAAAAAAGAAACGCACTTGCCGGTAATCGTCGATCCCTCCCATGCGGGGGGAAAGGCATGGATGGTGCCCGCCCTGGCGCGCGCGGCAGTTGCAGCGGGAGCGGATGGCCTGCTGGTAGAGACGCATCCCAATCCATGCGAAGCCTGGTGCGACGCAGACCAGGCGTTGAATCCCGAGGAATTCCGCGATCTGATGGGATCGCTGCAAGGAATAGCGGCAGTAATCGGACGGAGTCTGTGA
- a CDS encoding prephenate dehydrogenase, translated as MTTTVIHKLVVIGVGLIGGSFALALREAGRVQHITGIGRSRENMRRALALGEIDEIADNIESALKDAELVFLAVPVGQTGEIMAQISAYLAPSTIVTDAGSTKQEVVAAARSHLAPHLKNFVPGHPVAGAERSGAGAANADLFRGKNVVLTPLEETSREATQKVTELWEACGARISRMSANRHDEILAAVSHLPHVLAFALMNHVVSAGADGSNDAHDNDLLRFAGSGFRDSTRIAGSSPEMWRDICLGNRKALLNQIDAYQKELTVMREMLSDGDGDALERLFARARNAREHWLKSLPG; from the coding sequence ATGACTACTACTGTGATCCACAAACTGGTGGTTATCGGGGTAGGCTTGATCGGCGGTTCGTTCGCGCTTGCGTTGCGCGAGGCTGGGAGGGTGCAGCATATCACCGGCATTGGTCGCAGCAGGGAAAACATGCGGCGCGCCCTGGCGCTGGGTGAGATAGATGAGATTGCCGACAACATTGAGTCCGCCTTGAAGGATGCGGAATTGGTGTTCCTTGCCGTACCTGTCGGACAAACCGGCGAAATCATGGCGCAGATATCCGCATATCTTGCGCCCTCCACCATCGTGACAGACGCGGGCAGCACCAAGCAGGAGGTGGTAGCGGCGGCACGCTCCCATCTTGCTCCCCATCTGAAAAATTTTGTTCCCGGGCACCCCGTTGCCGGGGCGGAAAGGAGTGGAGCAGGCGCCGCCAATGCAGATCTGTTTCGCGGCAAAAATGTTGTACTGACTCCCCTTGAGGAAACCAGCCGGGAGGCAACGCAAAAAGTAACGGAATTATGGGAGGCTTGCGGAGCCCGGATTTCCCGGATGAGCGCGAACCGGCACGACGAAATACTGGCTGCTGTCAGTCATCTCCCTCATGTTCTTGCCTTTGCGCTGATGAATCATGTCGTCTCTGCCGGAGCCGATGGAAGCAACGACGCGCACGACAACGATCTGCTGCGTTTTGCCGGGAGCGGCTTTCGGGATTCCACGCGTATCGCCGGCAGCTCTCCCGAAATGTGGCGCGACATATGTCTTGGCAATCGGAAGGCGTTGCTAAACCAGATCGATGCGTACCAGAAGGAATTGACTGTCATGCGCGAAATGCTGTCGGATGGCGATGGGGATGCTCTCGAAAGGCTTTTCGCAAGGGCGCGCAACGCAAGGGAGCACTGGCTGAAAAGCTTGCCCGGATAA
- the lpxA gene encoding acyl-ACP--UDP-N-acetylglucosamine O-acyltransferase, with protein sequence MKEASIHPTAVVHPGAQLGSGVTIGAYSIVEEHVAVGDDTWIGPHVVIKGHTRVGDNNRIFQFCSLGDEPQDKKYKGEPTRLEIGDRNTIREFCTFNRGTAQGAGVTRLGNDNFVMAYVHLAHDCQVGNFTTFTNNASLAGHVQVGDYAGLGGFTSVHQFVRVGAYSFTGLGTVLTQDLPPYLLAAGNPAMPYGLNWRELKRRGFSESTLRALKSAYKLVYRSGLALKEAEAQLMQLAGDTPSVQRFLDFISVRGRGIIR encoded by the coding sequence ATGAAGGAAGCCAGTATCCATCCGACAGCCGTTGTTCATCCCGGTGCACAGCTTGGCTCGGGTGTCACCATCGGGGCTTATTCCATTGTGGAAGAACATGTCGCGGTTGGCGACGATACCTGGATCGGGCCGCACGTTGTCATTAAGGGGCATACGCGCGTCGGGGACAATAACCGGATTTTCCAGTTCTGCTCGCTAGGGGATGAGCCCCAGGACAAGAAATACAAGGGTGAACCTACCCGATTGGAAATAGGCGATCGAAACACGATTCGGGAGTTTTGTACTTTCAATCGGGGTACCGCCCAAGGGGCGGGTGTTACTCGCCTCGGAAATGACAATTTCGTGATGGCTTACGTCCATCTGGCGCATGATTGCCAGGTGGGTAACTTCACGACCTTTACCAATAACGCTTCCCTGGCCGGCCATGTCCAGGTGGGTGATTACGCGGGACTCGGGGGATTCACCTCCGTTCATCAGTTCGTTCGCGTGGGCGCCTACAGCTTTACCGGTTTAGGCACCGTGCTGACTCAGGACCTGCCACCTTATCTCCTGGCGGCGGGAAATCCCGCCATGCCTTACGGTCTCAACTGGAGAGAGCTCAAGCGCCGCGGGTTTTCCGAATCCACCCTTCGCGCACTGAAAAGTGCTTACAAGCTGGTATACCGGTCCGGCCTTGCATTGAAAGAAGCGGAAGCGCAGCTCATGCAGCTTGCTGGCGATACACCGTCTGTCCAACGCTTTCTTGATTTTATTTCCGTGCGAGGACGTGGAATTATCCGGTGA
- a CDS encoding encapsulin-associated ferritin-like protein, protein MANEGYHEPLEELSDETRDMHKAIVSLMEELEAIDWYNQRVDSCKDEELKAILVHNRDEEKEHAAMVLEWIRRKDPVFSTELRDYLFTDKPIAHES, encoded by the coding sequence ATGGCCAATGAAGGTTACCACGAACCCCTTGAGGAACTCTCCGACGAAACACGGGATATGCATAAGGCGATCGTTTCGCTGATGGAAGAACTGGAAGCGATAGACTGGTATAACCAGCGTGTGGATTCCTGCAAGGATGAGGAACTCAAGGCAATCCTCGTGCATAACCGCGATGAGGAAAAGGAGCATGCGGCAATGGTGCTCGAATGGATCCGCCGTAAGGACCCGGTCTTTTCCACGGAACTGAGAGACTATCTGTTCACTGACAAGCCCATCGCCCACGAATCATAA
- a CDS encoding PEP-CTERM sorting domain-containing protein has protein sequence MKNQKQKAIAQATRAVVNGGLFAGCLSFSLIANAGINFQFVYKDAPGTGFLDPVNGASRQAALNTAATEFSRMFGTHFANSGTIVLEATATNDPQSSTLAGAGSEYVVPPVPGFNLNEVVREKLQTGIDSNGSRPDGSLDINFGSKWELGFNTPVSSERYDFYSTMFHEFTHTLGFSSSIGQFGDPIGGTKDAGSWSSFDSYLVNKSGTPVIDPATFALDQTVWDAGSVGGTSPSGGLFFDGAHAMAANGGNPVGLYTPFPWEEGSSVSHLDDNNSAYAGMMMLAASETGPYARDYSAVEIGMLQDLGYTVTAVPEPEVYAMMLAGLGLLGWGTRRKKRHDQ, from the coding sequence ATGAAGAATCAAAAACAGAAAGCGATTGCACAGGCAACGCGCGCGGTAGTTAACGGAGGATTGTTTGCGGGTTGCCTGTCGTTCAGTCTCATCGCAAACGCGGGCATCAATTTCCAGTTCGTATACAAGGATGCGCCTGGTACGGGATTTCTCGATCCCGTAAACGGCGCCAGTCGGCAAGCTGCGCTCAACACTGCTGCCACGGAATTCTCCAGAATGTTTGGCACCCACTTCGCCAACTCGGGGACCATTGTGCTGGAAGCAACGGCCACCAATGATCCCCAGAGCAGTACCCTGGCAGGGGCGGGCAGTGAATATGTCGTTCCCCCGGTACCGGGATTCAACCTCAACGAGGTCGTGCGCGAGAAACTCCAGACAGGGATTGATTCCAACGGAAGCAGACCCGATGGCTCGCTCGATATCAACTTTGGGAGCAAATGGGAGCTTGGCTTCAACACGCCCGTGTCGAGTGAGCGCTACGACTTCTATTCCACGATGTTTCATGAATTTACGCATACGCTTGGTTTTTCTTCATCCATAGGGCAATTCGGTGATCCGATCGGGGGTACGAAGGATGCGGGAAGCTGGAGCAGCTTCGACAGCTACCTGGTAAACAAGAGTGGAACTCCGGTCATTGATCCTGCAACTTTCGCACTCGATCAGACTGTCTGGGATGCAGGCAGCGTGGGAGGCACCAGTCCCTCGGGAGGCCTGTTCTTCGATGGAGCTCACGCCATGGCGGCAAACGGAGGCAATCCGGTGGGTCTGTACACACCGTTTCCGTGGGAGGAGGGGAGCAGCGTTTCCCACCTGGATGATAATAATAGCGCTTATGCGGGAATGATGATGCTGGCCGCCTCTGAGACGGGACCTTATGCCCGGGACTACAGTGCGGTCGAGATTGGCATGCTCCAGGATCTTGGATATACGGTAACGGCTGTGCCAGAGCCGGAGGTCTACGCGATGATGCTGGCCGGCTTGGGGTTGCTGGGCTGGGGAACGCGGCGCAAAAAGCGCCATGACCAGTAA